A stretch of the Medicago truncatula cultivar Jemalong A17 chromosome 5, MtrunA17r5.0-ANR, whole genome shotgun sequence genome encodes the following:
- the LOC11431495 gene encoding mitogen-activated protein kinase kinase kinase 1 — translation MNHLPRIFGYRNKSTTEMNSKKKKQPKLQRRNAVKNFNYDAQPSSSSPESSESVSSSILCTRSMDFYDRKSFRVEGVDGEFDIICRSLGLNGPEDFSIPAAAWEAMKVRSSSDVLPRLNVTEFDETKVSDEIDEVGVVECDDRVLVRDSPAESSVGDSGGEVNVSIRDSPAESSGCCTGGEIRVSVRGFDETSSCSTGSGGIKGIRPPMLKPPPGVRVSVVDDTCSTWDILRDFAPEGEGKEREEEEEEEKVDEVEEKGEADEVGLKIEEEENGDIIGEFSRSCSFTTSQEDDSSSTTTDTRSNSISPNVRLKPVITPGSWQKGELLGRGSFGTVYEGISEDGFFFAVKQVSLLDQGSQGKQSVVQLEHEIALLSQFEHENIVRYIGTEMDESNLYIFIEFVTKGSLLSLYRRYKLRDSQVSAYTRQILHGLKYLHDRNIVHRDIKCANILVDANGSVKVADFGLAKAIKLNDVKSCQGTAFWMAPEVVRGKVKGYGLPADIWSLGCTVLEMLTGQVPYAPMECISAVFRIGKGELPPVPDTLSRDARDFILHCLKVNPDDRPTAAQLLDHKFVQRSFSQSSGSASPHIPRRS, via the exons ATGAATCACTTACCACGAATTTTCGGTTATAGAAACAAATCAACTACGGAAATGAACtccaagaagaagaaacaaccCAAGTTACAACGTCGTAATGCGGTGAAGAATTTCAACTACGATGCTCAACCGTCTTCGTCGTCACCGGAATCTTCCGAGTCGGTGTCGTCGTCGATTCTCTGTACTCGATCGATGGATTTTTACGATCGGAAAAGCTTTAGAGTTGAAGGTGTTGACGGAGAATTTGATATTATTTGTCGGAGTTTAGGGTTGAATGGACCGGAGGATTTCTCGATTCCGGCGGCGGCTTGGGAGGCGATGAAGGTTCGGTCTTCTTCAGATGTTCTGCCGAGGCTGAATGTTACGGAATTCGATGAAACGAAGGTGAGTGATGAAATTGATGAAGTTGGAGTAGTTGAGTGTGATGATAGGGTTTTGGTTAGAGATTCTCCGGCGGAGAGTAGTGTCGGTGATAGTGGTGGAGAAGTTAATGTTTCAATTAGAGATTCGCCGGCGGAGAGTAGTGGTTGCTGCACCGGCGGTGAAATTAGGGTTTCGGTTAGGGGTTTTGATGAGACAAGCAGTTGTTCAACCGGCAGCGGTGGTATTAAGGGAATTAGACCGCCGATGCTTAAGCCGCCGCCAGGGGTTCGGGTTTCTGTTGTGGATGACACGTGTTCAACGTGGGATATTCTGAGGGATTTTGCTCCGGAAGGGgaaggaaaagagagagaagaagaggaagaggaagagaaggtagatgaagtagaagaaaaagggGAAGCTGATGAAGTGGGATTGAAGatagaagaagaggaaaatggTGACATTATTGGTGAGTTTTCAAGGTCGTGTTCATTTACTACTTCACAAGAAGATGATTCATCTAGCACGACGACGGATACTAGGTCGAATAGTATATCTCCTAATGTGAGATTGAAGCCTGTAATTACTCCTGGGAGTTGGCAAAAGGGTGAGCTTTTGGGCCGTGGTTCATTTGGAACTGTATATGAAGGAATTTCTGA AGATGGATTCTTTTTTGCTGTAAAACAAGTTTCACTGCTTGATCAAGGGAGTCAGGGAAAACAAAGTGTCGTTCAACTGGAGCAC GAAATTGCACTTCTGAGTCAGTTTGAACATGAGAATATTGTTCGATACATTGGCACTGAAATG GATGAAtcaaatctatatatttttatcgAGTTTGTAACCAAAGGTTCCCTTTTAAGCCTCTACCGGAGGTATAAACTTCGAGATTCCCAAGTATCTGCTTATACGAGACAGATTCTGCATGGTTTGAAGTATCTTCATGATCGCAATATTGTTCACAG GGATATTAAATGTGCAAATATATTGGTTGATGCAAATGGATCTGTCAAGGTTGCAGATTTTGGATTAGCAAAG GCAATTAAACTGAATGATGTTAAATCATGCCAAGGAACAGCATTCTGGATGGCACCAGAG GTTGTAAGAGGAAAAGTTAAAGGTTATGGACTTCCGGCTGATATATGGAGTCTAGGATGCACTGTGTTGGAGATGTTAACTGGGCAAGTTCCATACGCTCCTATGGAATGT ATCAGCGCAGTGTTTAGAATTGGAAAAGGTGAACTACCTCCAGTGCCTGATACTCTTTCAAGAGATGCACGCGATTTTATTCTGCATTGTCTTAAAGTTAATCCAGATGATCGTCCCACTGCGGCTCAACTCTTAGACCACAAATTTGTCCAGAGGTCATTCTCCCAGTCCTCTGGCTCAGCGTCTCCACATATTCCGAGAAGAAGTTAA